The genome window CGGCATCTTCCTGATCACCCTCGCGATCGCCATGGTCGTGCCCATGGCCACCCTGGTGATCTTCGAACGCACCAGCGACCTGCCCTCGTTCCTGTGGGCCAGCATGATCACCTTTCTCGCCGGCCTGGCCCTGGTGATTCCCGGTCGCCCCGAGCATGTACACCTGCGCCCACGGGACATGTACCTGCTGACAGTCAGCAGCTGGGTGGTGGTGTGTGTGTTCGCCGCGCTGCCCTTTCTGCTGACCCAGCACATCAGCTACACCGACTCCTTCTTCGAAAGCATGTCCGGCATCACCGCCACCGGTTCCACGGTATTGAGTGGCCTGGACACCCTGTCGCCGGGCATCCTGATGTGGCGCTCGCTGCTGCACTGGCTGGGCGGCATCGGTTTTATCGGCATGGCGGTAGCGATCCTGCCGCTGCTACGCATCGGTGGCATGCGCCTGTTCCAGACCGAATCCTCTGACCGCTCGGAAAAGGTCATGCCCCGTTCGCACATGGTGGCGCGGCTGATCGTGGCCGCCTACGTGGGCATCACCATCCTCGGCAGCCTGGCATTCTGGTGGGCCGGCATGGGCCTGTTCGACGCGATCAACCACGCGATGTCGGCGATTTCCACCGGCGGGTTCTCCACCTCGGACGAATCCCTGGCCCACTGGAAACAACCGGCGGTGCACTGGGTAGCCGTGGTGGTGATGATTCTCGGCAGCCTGCCGTTCACCCTGTATGTGGCCACGTTGCGTGGCAACCGCAAGGCGCTGATCAAGGATCAGCAGGTACAAGGCTTGCTCGGTTTATTGATCGTGACCTGGCTGGTGCTCGGCACCTGGTACTGGTGGACTACCAACCTGCACTGGCTTGATGCCCTGCGCCATGTGGCGTTGAACGTAACCTCGGTGGTCACCACCACCGGTTTCGCGTTGGGGGACTACAGCCTGTGGGGCAACTTCTCACTCATGCTGTTCTTCTACCTCGGCTTTATCGGCGGCTGCTCGGGCTCGACGGCCGGCGGGATCAAGATCTTCCGTTTCCAGGTCGCCTACATCCTGCTCAAGGCCAACTTGAACCAGTTGATTCACCCGCGCGCGGTGATCAAGCAGAAGTACAACGGCCACCGGCTGGATGAAGAGATCGTACGTTCGATCCTGACCTTTTCGTTCTTCTTCGCCATCACCATTTGCGCCATAGCCCTCGCGTTGTCGCTGTTGGGCCTGGACTGGATGACCGCCTTGACCGGCGCAGCCAGTACGGTGTCCGGTGTCGGCCCGGGGCTGGGGGAAACCATCGGCCCGGCGGGCAACTTCGCCAGCCTGCCGGACGCGGCCAAATGGATCCTGTCATTGGGCATGCTGCTCGGCCGACTGGAGATCATTACGGTCTTTGTTCTGTGTATTCCGGCGTTTTGGCGTCACTGACAACCGAGTGTTCCAACAACCGCGCCCGGTATTCGCCGGGCGTGGCATCGAACCAGCGACGAAACGCACGGAAGAAGTTGCTTGGGTCGGCAAAACCCAGCAGATAGGCGATTTCCAGCAAGGTCATGCTCGGCTGTGCCAGGTATTGCTCGGCCAGTTCCCGACGGGTGTCGTCGAGCAGGGTCTGGAAGCTGGTGCCCTCCTCCTGTAGCCGCCGCTGCAAGGTGCGCTGGGACAGGTGCAACGTCTGCGCCACCACTTCACGCTTGGGCTCGCCCTGGGGCAACAGCCGGCACAGCACTTGCCGCGCCTTGTGGGTCACGCGGCTTTCCGAGAAGCGCGCCAGGTACTCACCGGCAAATCGATCATGCAACAGCGCCATGGCCTCGTTGGCCGTGGGCAGCGGCGCTTCCATGTCGGCCCGCTCGAAAATGAGTGCGTCGTAGGGAGCGTTGAACTCCAGGGGTGCATGAAAGGCTTGTTTGTAAGGCGCCAGGTCCGCCGGTTGATCACCTTGCAGCACCACCTTGCGCGGCTGCAGGGTACGGCCGGTGAGCCAGCCACACAGCGCCAGGGCACTGGCCAGCGAGGCTTCGGCGCTTTGCCGGGTCGGCGGCAGGTGATCGCCATGCACCGTCAGAATCAGCGCATAACCTTCGGGGATCAGTCGGAAACTCAGGTCGGCACTTTCAGCGATGATGCGCTGGTAACGCACCAGGCGCATAAAACCCTCGGCGAGGGTGTTGCTGGACATCAGGGCATAGCCGGCCACATGAAACGACGCCGGGCGCACCACCTTGCCCATGTTCAGGCCGATCGCCGGGTTGCCCGACAGCTCCACCGCGCGCTGCCATAGGCGGGTCATGCAATCCTGCGGGAACCGCGCATCGGGATCATTCAGGGCAGCGTAGTCCAGGCCCAATTGCTTGAACAAGGCGCGGCAATCCAGGCCGTCCATTTCCAATGCCTTGACTATCCCCATCGCCCAGCTTGCAGAAGTTGTTCGTTCGCTCATGGCGTCTTCTTAATAAAGCAGGCTCAAACGACAGCCAGGAAGCCAAGGATACTAAAGTGGCATCTATTGTCACTGGCTGTTACTACTGATCACTCTAGACTCAAATAAGCTCCCCGCCGAACATCTGTTGGGCGGCATAACCACCAAAGGGCCGGCCACTGTGGAAAACGTCAAGCGATTCAATAGCTTTGCTGAGTTCTACCCCTATTACCTGGCCGAGCACGCCAACAGTACCTGCCGGCGCCTGCATTTCATCGGTACCACGCTGGTGATCGGCATTCTGGCGTATGCCATCGGCCGGGGTTCGTTGGGCTTGCTGATCGCCTTGCCGATTGCCGGCTACAGCTTTGCCTGGATCGGCCACTTTTTCTTCGAAAAGAACCGTCCGGCGACCTTTCAGCACCCGTTTTACAGCTTGCTGGGGGACTTTGTGATGTACCGCGACATGATTCTGGACAAGGTGCCGTTCTAACCGAACGACCGTTTAAACGATGAAAGTTCATACATCCGCCGACATAAAAATCTTTTTGTCATTTGCGGTGCTGTATCCTGCCAAGGCTTTTTGAAAGCGCGGAATCACCTGCGATTGAAAAAACAGACCTTGCGAGGAGCGACGACGATGCACGAGATACCTAATCTCCCCTTCCCAAGCCTGCACCCTACAGAGCAGCCAACACCGCAACAGGCCAGCGACAAACAGCCTGAGGCCAAAGAAGCAAAACCAGTCGACAGCGAAAGCCAGGACTGACGCCGTACCAGACCGTGTGGAAAGCGCAACGTTGAGCGCTTTCCACACTGCCTGAATCAATCGAGACGCCCATCATGACCGATACCCTCCCCGACACCCCGGATACCGCCGTACTCGACGCTGCCCTGCAGATGGTCGAGGTGTGGAACCGCCTCAGTGCGCAGAAACAAGCCGTATTGCTCAAGCGCTTCGGCACCCAGGAGAACGCCTTGGCGGCCCTGGTCACTACCCAACTGCTGGCCCCTGCGCAACCCTGAGGTCTTTTTGATCTGAGGTTTTCGCGTTTTACCGCCCTACGCGGGCCCAACCACCGGTATCATTAGCAGCCTATCTTTACCTGCTGCGACAGTGGACCCCTCCCATGCCAGATACCCAGCGCCCCATGGCGGTCACGCTGCAAGTTGTTTCCATCGTGTTGTTCACCTTTATCGGCTACCTGAATATCGGCATTCCCCTGGCCGTGTTGCCGGGCTATGTCCATAGCGAACTGGGCTACGGCGCGGTGATTGCCGGCCTGGTGATCAGCGTGCAATACCTGGCCACTCTGCTGAGCCGTCCCTACGCGGGCAAAATTATCGACAACCTTGGCAGCAAACAAGCCGTGCTGATCGGTTTGGCGGGTTGCGGTCTGAGCGGTGTGTTCATGTTATTTGCGGCATGGGCTTCAAGCCTGCCGGCCTTGAGTCTGGGCTGCCTGCTGATCGGCCGCCTGGTCCTGGGCAGCGCCGAAAGCCTGGTGGGCTCCGGCGCCATTGGCTGGGGGATCGGCCGGGTGGGCGCGCAAAATACCGCCAAGGTCATTTCCTGGAACGGCATCGCCAATTACGGCGCCCTGGCCATCGGTGCGCCGTTGGGCGTAGTACTGGTGCGAAATTTCGGACTGTGGAGCATGGGTGCCAGCATCATCCTGCTGGCAATCGTCGGCCTGTTACTGGGGTGGAACAAAGTCGCTGCCCCCATTGTTGCCGGTGTGCGCCTGCCGTTCATGAACGTGCTGGGCCGAGTGTTCCCCCACGGCTGCGGACTGGCGCTGGGGTCGATTGGGTTCGGCACGATCGCAACGTTCATCACGCTGTATTACACCACTCAGCAGTGGGATAACGCGGTATGGGCGCTTAGTTTGTTCGGCGCCAGTTTCATCAGCGCACGGCTGCTGTTCGGCAATTTGATCAACCGCATCGGTGGGTTTCGCGTGGCGATTGCCTGCCTGTCCGTAGAAACCCTCGGGCTGCTGATGCTGTGGCTGGCGCCAGATGCCCATCTGGCACTGGCCGGTGCGGCGTTGAGCGGGTTTGGCTTTTCCCTGGTGTTTCCGGCCCTGGGGGTTGAAGCCGTCAATCTAGTGCCGGCATCCAGCCGAGGCGCAGCCGTAGGGGCCTATTCACTGTTTATCGATCTGTCGTTGGGCATTACCGGGCCGCTGGCCGGCGCCGTGGCGGCTGGCTTTGGCTTTGCATCGATCTTCCTGTTCGCCGCCCTCGCCGCCCTGGGAGGCTTATTGCTCAGCGTATACCTGTATCGACAAGCGCCTGAAGCCCGCGAAGCCCGCGACGCCTAGAAGTCGACCTTGCCACGCCCGGCCTTGATACTGCCGCGCTTGGTCTTGGATTCGAGGCGACGCTTTTTCGAGCCCAGCGTAGGCTTGGTCGGACGGCGCTTCTTTTCCACCTTGGTGGCGCTGAGGATCAACTCCACCAGGCGCTCCAGCGCATCCGCGCGGTTCTGCTCCTGGGTCCGGTATTGCTGCGCCTTGAGCACCAGCACACCTTCGCTGGTGATACGGCTGTCGCGCAGCGCCAGCAACCGCTCCTTGTAGAAGTCCGGCAGCGACGACGCGGGAATATCAAAGCGCAGGTGCACGGCACTCGACACCTTGTTGACGTTCTGCCCACCGGCACCCTGGGCGCGAATGGCGGTCAGCTCGATCTCGGCGTCGGGCAGGTGGACGTTGTTGGAAATCACCAGCATCAATCAAAAACCTTAGGCAACGGACAAGCCCAACTCAGACAAGAGCATCGACGCCTGGGCTTTGGAAATCACGGCGCCTTTGAACAGTTTGGCATCATTGAGGCGAAACCCGCTCAAATCCGCACCGCGCAGGTCGGCGCCGGCAAAATTGGCGCCATTGATGCGAGCATGGGCGAGGCTGCAATCGACCAGCTCAGCCTTGCGAAAGTCGGCATCAGACAAATCGCTGTCGGAAAAATCCAGGTTATTCAGTACGCTGCGCGCAAACGACAATCCAGACAGAAAAGCGCTGTTCAGCCGCGTTTCGCTGAAACTCAGTCCCAGCGAGGCGCAATGGGTGAAGTTGGCGCCGGTCAACTTGCAGTGTTCAAAACTGGCCTGAGACAGCTTGCTGCGCTGCCAACGGGTGTTATTCAGGTCGCAGCTGTGGAACTGCGCCTCCAGCAGGTTGGCCGCTTCGAAAATGGCGAGGCTGGCACGGCAGCTTTTCCACTGCGTGCCTTCGAGGCGAGCCCCCAGGAAAGAAGCCTGGACCAGGATGCAGCGTTCGAACACCCAATGATCCAGGGTCATGCGCGACAAATCAGCGCCGCTCAAGTCCACGCCAGTGAGGCACAGGGGGCCGGAGTGCTGGTCGATCAGGTCTTCCAACTCATCACGCTGAAAGGCGCCGCCGTCGATGTCGATGTGTTGCATGGGGCCTCCGGGCACGCTCGAAAAACGAGGAGCGATTCTAACCTGCCCATCCAAACAAAAAACCCGGCACGGCGCCGGGTCTTCTGTTTAAGGAAAGGTCCTACTCCAGAACTGTCCCCGTTGTGCTCATGGCCGCACGGGCCTTGCGTTTGTTCTTGATGCCATAACACACCGCCATAAACGCCACCCACACCGGGATCGCATACACCGACACCTGGATCCCCGGAATCATCAGCATAATCACCAGGATGAACACCACGAACGCCAGGCACACATAGTTGCCGTACGGATACCAAAGCGCCTTGAACAGCGGCACCTGGCCGGTACGGTTCATGTGCTGGCGGAACTTGAAGTGGGAGAAGCTGATCATCGCCCAGTTGATCACCAGCGTGGCCACGACCAGGGACATCAGCAGTTCCAGCGCGTGCTGCGGGATCAGGTAGTTCATCAGCACTGCCACCAGGGTGATCGCCGCCGACGCAAGGATGGAGCGCACCGGCACACCGCGCTTGTCGATCTTGGCCAATGCCTTGGGCGCATCGCCCTGCTCGGCCATGCCCAGCAACATGCGGCTGTTGCAGTAAGTGCCGCTGTTGTACACCGACAGCGCCGCTGTAAGGACCACAAAGTTGAGAATATGCGCGGCAGTGTTACTGCCGAGCATCGAGAACACCTGCACGAACGGGCTGCCGCTGTAGGCGTCACCCGAAGCGTTGAGGGTCTCCAGCAAGCTGTCCCATGGCGTCAACGACAACAGCACCACCAGGGCACCGATGTAGAAAATCAGGATGCGGTAGATCACCTGGTTGATCGCCTTCGGGATCACGGTGCGCGGTTTGTCCGCCTCAGCAGCAGTGAAACCGAGCATTTCCAGGCCGCCGAAGGAGAACATGATGATCGCCATGGCCATCACCAATCCGCCGACACCGTGGGGGAAGAAGCCACCGTGCTCCCACAGGTTGGTCACAGACGCCTGCGGCCCGCCGCTGCCGCTGACCAGCAAATAGCTGCCCAGGGCGATCATGCCGACGATGGCCACCACCTTGATGATGGCGAACCAGAACTCGGCCTCACCGAACACTTTGACATTGGCCAGGTTGATCAGGTTGATCAGCACGAAAAACGCCGCGGCCGAAACCCAGGTCGGAATCTCCGGCCACCAGTAATGCACGTATTTGCCGACGGCCGTCAGCTCCGACATACCCACCAGGATGTACAAAATCCAGCAGTTCCAGCCCGACAGGAAGCCGGCGAAACCGCCCCAGTACTTGTGGGCAAAGTGGCTGAAGGAACCGGCAACAGGCTCTTCGACGATCATTTCGCCGAGCTGGCGCATGATCATGAAGGCAATGAAGCCGCAGATGGCATAACCCAGGATCATCGACGGCCCGGCGGATTTGAGCACCCCGGCCGAGCCAAGGAACAGGCCGGTGCCGATGGCGCCACCGAGGGCGATCAACTGGATATGCCGGTTTTTCAGGCCGCGTTTCAGCTCGCCTGAAGAGGAATGGGGTCCACTCATGAAAAGGGTCTCACGCAAGGTTTGAGAAGATTGATTGCAGGTTGCTGCCTTGAATTACCGACTCAAGCAGCGCCGCTCAAACCCCAGCGCAGGCACCAGGAGTACAGCGTCTTTCTTACGGTCATGCGTCACCTGTTTGTTTTTATCTGTGACGAAATCGAACCCGTCCGGCTCGTGGCCAGGCGGAGTGATCAGGGTGGGTACACCCTGAGGTCTTGGCCTTTTACGTGGTTACGCAAGGGGGTCACAGTAAAACGCGGCGCATTGTACACCGCTCGACAGCTTGGGGCCGCCCGCCAAAAGCGTGTGCGACGATCTGTCAGGTAATCCTTACAGGGCAAGATCAACCAACAATGTCGCCATTTACTCGTAAATTAATCGTTACAGCATGGAAAATTCACGTTACAGCTGTGATCTGAATAAAAAATGACGGTCAGAAATTTCCTGCAATTCAGCGCTGCCAGCTGTCTGTTTTTCCTCAAGAAACAATCAAACATAAAAAACAGAACAAAAAATCCAAATGAAACCGTGTCAATAAAAATTTTGCATTTTGAAACACTCTCTCCTAGGTTCTTTCCACTTGCCTGCGAAGCCCGTTGGCAAGCCGTTCTCAAACACCGTCCTCTAGGAGATACACCATGCAAGCACTGGAAAACGACCTGGAAACCGAACTGCAACTCGACGACTGGTTTGAAGCGCCGACCCATGAGGCCGCCGTTGAAATGATGCAAGCCGACGCTGTTGTGCCATTTGGCACCGCGATGTGGCCCTTCTAAAAACCGGCACGCTCCCGGCAGGTGCCGTGCACGGCACCTGCTCCCTTACCCAAGGCACAGAAGGACGCACGTCATGGACAAGGCCCGCGCAGTCGAACATTTTCTCTACTACCTCGCGCACCACCCGGCCCTCAATGGCCTGAGCCGCCCCACCGTGCTGCTGGGCCATACCGAGCGCTACGACGCCATCGCCCAGGCGATCACCCAAGGCAGCGCCGCCCGTTTCAACTTCCAGGTGCAGCGCCTGGACCTGGCCGCCAGCGACACCCTGGCCCAGGCCATCGAAGCCTGCGACCTGTACCTGTTTCTCTACGATTCCTCCACCTTGCCCAACCCTCGTGCCGAAGGCCCGGACTTTATCCGTGCCCTGCAAGGCGTGATGGCCGAACACTGGAAAAAATCCCTGCTGTTCAAGGATTACGGCGACTATTTCTACGACACCTTCAGCGTCGAGCCCCAACGCATTGCCGACCTCAATGCCACGCTGATCCGGCGCATGTCCCAGGCCAACGTGCTGAGCTTTACCGACAAACATGGCTCACGGCTGGAAGCGCCGATGAGCAGCATCAAGAAGTGGACCAATATCAACGGGGTCGGCAACCACGATCTGGCCCCGGGCGAGATCGCCACCCACAGTGAGGCCATCAATGGTCAGGTGCGGTTTGTCGGTACCTTTCTCAGCACCATCCCGTTTGCGCGCAAATATGGTGTGCTGCAATCGCCGCTGGAGTTGTGGATCGAGAACTCGACCATCTGCAGCGTGGCCAGCGAGGTGCCGGGGTTGGCGGATGATTTCAACAAGTACCTGAATGCCAACCCGTCGAACCGGCGTGTGGAGGAGTTGGGGATTGGTACCAATGAAGGCGTGAAGGATCTGTATGCGCGCAACGCCGGGTTCGAGGAGCGCCATTGCGGGTTGCATCTGGGCCTGGGCGGTGGGCAGAAAGGCAGCCATCACCTGGATCTGATCTTTGCCAGTGGGGTGTTGGCCTTGGATGACAAGCCAGTATTCGACGGCACTTTCGCGTTCTGATCAGTGATTTAGAAATCTATGACGATCCAAATGTGGGAGCGGGCTTGCTCGCGAAGGCTGCGTGTCAGTTGATGCATGTGTTACCTGATACTCCGCATTCGCGAGCAAGCCCGCTCCCACATTTTTGACCGTATTCCAAGGCATAAAAAAACGCCAACCCGAGGGTTGGCGTTTTTGTGCAGCAATTAAAACATCACTGCGGCTTCTTGCGACCAAAACCAGGACGCTGACCAGAACCGGCCGGGGCGCCACGGCGCTTGCCAGACGGCTCGTCCGCGACCAGTTTCGGGCCGGGACGCTTGTTAGCGGCAGGCTTGGCTGGACGCTTGGTGCTGGCGTTGTCGGCCGGGCGATCCGCTTCACCCCGGTTGCTGCGGCCACCCGATGGGGCAGGACGCGGCGCACGTGGCGCACGCTCGCCTTCCTGACGCGACGGCGCGGTTGGGCGGCGCTCACCTTCGATCTGCGGCTCACGGGAAATACGACCGCCGGTCGCCGGAGCATTCAACGCCGGGCGCAGGGTGCGGGCAACCCGCTCGGTGCGCGCCACCGGGCGCGACGATTTACGCTGCATACGCTCAAGCTTGTCTTTGCTCTTGGCGTTCATCTGCGGCATCGCCACCGGCGTCAGGCCGACTTCGGCGCTGAGGATGTCGACTTCGTACTGGCTCATTTCGCGCCAGCGGCCCATCGGCAGGTCGGAGTTCAGGAATACCGGGCCGAAACGCACGCGCTTCAGGCGGCTGACCACCAGGCCCTGGGATTCCCACAGGCGACGCACTTCACGGTTACGGCCTTCCATCACCACGCAGTGGTACCAGTGGTTGAAACCTTCACCACCCGGTGCCTGCTTGATGTCGGTGAACTTGGCCGGGCCGTCTTCCAGCACCACGCCCGCCTTGAGGCGCTCGATCATCTCGTCGTCGACTTCGCCGCGTACACGTACGGCGTACTCGCGGTCCATCTCGTAGGACGGGTGCATCAGGCGGTTGGCCAGTTCACCGTCGGTGGTGAACATCAGCAAGCCAGTGGTGTTGATATCCAGGCGACCGATGTTGATCCAGCGGCCTTCTTTGGGCTTGGGCATCTTGTCGAACACGGTCGGACGGCCTTCCGGGTCGTCGCGGGTGCAGATCTCGCCATCGGGCTTGTTGTACATGATCACGCGGCGCACCGATTCGGCGGCCTCTTCACGCTTGATGACCTTGCCATCGATGGTAATTGCGTCGTGCAGGTCGACGCGCTGGCCGAGGGTAGCCTCGACGCCGTTGACCTTGATGCGCTTCTGGGTAATCCAGGCTTCGACGTCGCGGCGCGAGCCCACGCCGATACGCGCCAGCACCTTTTGCAGTTTTTCGCCTGCTGGGCCGATTTCCTGGCTGTCGTTCTGGTCTTTGTCGTTCATCTTAAGCACCTCCCGGTGGGTCGATTCAGGCGTGGCCTGAAGAATGTTGAAAGCGGGGCTTTGGCCGAATAGCTCGGCAAAGGGTCGCGAATCATACGCGCATGGCGCACGTTGCGCATCAGAGACTAGTCGATTAGTACGCAGTCACCGGTTTTTCCGCCAGCCGGCAGCACCACAAATCAAAATGTGGGAGCGGGCTTGCTCGCGAATGCGGTGGATCAGTCGCCATCTCCGGTGGCTGATACTCCGCTTTCGCGAGCAAGCCCGCTCCCACAGGGATTCAGCAGTGTTTGCAGGAACGCGTCAGTCTTCGAACTCGCGACGTTCAGCTTCGATGGCTTCCGCCAATGCGCGGGCTTCGGCTTCTTCATCGCTCAAAGCCGGCTGTTCAAGGGCGGCGACGGCGGCGAGGAGTTTTTCGCGGGCTTCGGCGACGCCAAGGATATCTTCCTCGGGCTCGGGCTCAACAGTTTCCAGGGGTTCTGCCTCAGTCGCACCATCGCGCAGCAAGTCATCAAAGTCGGTCTTGATGCCCTGCTCCATGTCGTCCAGTTCCAGCAGCAAGGTGTGGAAGCTGGTTTCGTCCTTCGGCTCTTCCGGCTCTGCTGTCGCATCGGCAAGCTCTTGCAGGCTGGCCGGCACCGGGGCGTCGTCGAAGTCGAGCACCGGCTCCGCTTCCATTTCGCGCAATTCGGCCAGCGGCGGCAGATCGTCCAGATTTTTCAGGTTGAAATGGTCGAGGAACACCTTGGTGGTGGCAAACATCGCCGGTTTGCCGGGCACGTCACGGTAACCGACGATGCGGATCCACTCACGCTCCAGCAGCGTCTTGACGATATGGCTGTTGACCGCCACGCCCCGCACGTCCTCGATCTCGCCTCGGGTGATGGGCTGGCGATACGCGATCAGCGCCATGGTCTCCAGCATGGCCCGCGAGTAACGCTGCGGGCGCTCTTCCCACAGGCGTCCGACCCAAGGGGAAAATTTCTCACGAATCTGCAGGCGATACCCCGACGCCACCTCGCGCAGTTCGAACGCACGACCCTCGCAAGACTTGCGCAGAATCTCCAGCGCCTTCTTGAACACTGGCGGCTCGGGACGTTCGGCCTCTTCAAAGAGCTCGAACAAACGTTCCAGGGATTGCGGTTTGCCCGACGCCAGTAGGAAAGCTTCCAGCAGCGGTGCCAGTTCGCGGGGTTCAGTCAGATTCATCGATTCAGCTCTTTATTCGGCTCGCGCCCGCACGTGGATAGCCGCAAAAGGCTCATTCTGGACCAGCTCGACCAAGGACTCCTTGACCAGTTCGAGGATCGCCATAAAGGTCACCACCACTCCCAGGCGCCCTTCTTCGGCGGTGAACAGCTCGACAAACGGCACGAAACCGCCGCCCTTGAGGCGCTCCAGTACGTCGCTCATGCGCTCGCGGGTCGACAGCGCCTCGCGGCTGACCTGGTGGCTTTCAAACATATCGCCACGGCGCAATACCTCGGCCATGGACATCAGCAATTCTTCCAGGCTCACGTCCGGCAACAGCTTGCGCGCACGGGCTTCGGGGGCATCCAGCTTGGGCACCACCACGTCGCGGCCCACCCGGCTCAGGCCATCGATGCCTTCGGCGGCGGCCTTGAAGCGTTCGTACTCCTGCAGGCGGCGGATCAGTTCGGCGCGCGGGTCGTCTTCTTCGGCCTCCACCGTCTCCGAGCGCGGCAGCAGCATGCGCGACTTGATCTCGGCGAGCATGGCGGCCATCACGAGGTACTCGGCGGCCAGTTCCAGGCGCACCGACTGCATCAGCTCGACATAGCCCATGTACTGGCGGGTGATTTCGGCCACCGGGATGTCGAGGATGTTGATGTTCTGTTTGCGGATCAGGTACAGCAGCAAGTCCAGCGGGCCCTCGAAGGCTTCAAGGAAGACCTCCAGGGCGTCCGGCGGAATGTACAGATCCAGGGGCATTTCCATGACCGCCTGGCCATACACCATGGCAAACGGCAGCTCCTGCTGGGCGCCCGCCTGGCTGTCGACGGTTTCCACGGCTGACATTCAGGCCTCGACCATGAACGGCGCCGGATCGCCGCAACCCACGCGGATCACTTCGGGTTCGCCGTCGGCCAGGTTGATCACGGTGGAGGCTTTGTTGCCGCCGTAGCCGCCGTCGATGATCAGGTCCACCTGCTTTTCCAGCAACTGGCGCATTTCGTAGGGATCGTACAACGGCTCGTCTTCACCCGGCAGGATCAACGAAACACTCATCAACGGCTCCCCCAACTCCGCAAGCAGTGCCAGGGCGATGGGATGCTCCGGCACCCGCAGGCCGATGGTGCGTTTCTTCGGGTGCAGCAGCAGGCGCGGCACTTCGCGGGTGGCATTCAGAATAAAGGTGTAGGGCCCCGGCGTGTGGGCCTTGAGCAGGCGGAAGGTGCCGGTGTCGACCTTGGCGAACAGCCCCAACTGGGACAGGTCGCTGCAGATCAGCGCGAAGTTGTGCTTGTCGTCCAACTGGCGCAGGCGCCTTACACGTTCGACCGCGCCCTTGTCGCCGATCTGGCAACCAATGGCGTAGGACGAATCGGTTGGGTAGATCACCACGCCGCCGGCGCGGATGATCTCGACGGCCTGTTTGATCAGGCGCGCCTGAGGGTTTTCCGGATGAATCTGGAAGAATTGACTCACGTGTTCTACCTGTTCAGACGGTGGCAATAATGGGGTCATGCTTGAATCGCCCCCACAAGAGCGGCAAATCTTCCGGGACGGGACGATACTCGCCGATCTCGGACCAGCCGCCTGGGCCATGAAAATCACTGCCGGCACTGACCAGCAGACCAAATTCGCGGGCAAGAATCGCCAGGCTGCCGACCTGCTCGGCGGGTTGATGCCCGTTGACCACTTCGATTGCGTGGCCGCCCGCTCCAATATAGTCGGCAATCAGCTTGCGGCGCTTGCTGCGGGTGAAATCGTAATGCCAGGGATGGGCCAG of Pseudomonas azotoformans contains these proteins:
- a CDS encoding AraC family transcriptional regulator; the encoded protein is MSERTTSASWAMGIVKALEMDGLDCRALFKQLGLDYAALNDPDARFPQDCMTRLWQRAVELSGNPAIGLNMGKVVRPASFHVAGYALMSSNTLAEGFMRLVRYQRIIAESADLSFRLIPEGYALILTVHGDHLPPTRQSAEASLASALALCGWLTGRTLQPRKVVLQGDQPADLAPYKQAFHAPLEFNAPYDALIFERADMEAPLPTANEAMALLHDRFAGEYLARFSESRVTHKARQVLCRLLPQGEPKREVVAQTLHLSQRTLQRRLQEEGTSFQTLLDDTRRELAEQYLAQPSMTLLEIAYLLGFADPSNFFRAFRRWFDATPGEYRARLLEHSVVSDAKTPEYTEQRP
- a CDS encoding MFS transporter; amino-acid sequence: MPDTQRPMAVTLQVVSIVLFTFIGYLNIGIPLAVLPGYVHSELGYGAVIAGLVISVQYLATLLSRPYAGKIIDNLGSKQAVLIGLAGCGLSGVFMLFAAWASSLPALSLGCLLIGRLVLGSAESLVGSGAIGWGIGRVGAQNTAKVISWNGIANYGALAIGAPLGVVLVRNFGLWSMGASIILLAIVGLLLGWNKVAAPIVAGVRLPFMNVLGRVFPHGCGLALGSIGFGTIATFITLYYTTQQWDNAVWALSLFGASFISARLLFGNLINRIGGFRVAIACLSVETLGLLMLWLAPDAHLALAGAALSGFGFSLVFPALGVEAVNLVPASSRGAAVGAYSLFIDLSLGITGPLAGAVAAGFGFASIFLFAALAALGGLLLSVYLYRQAPEAREARDA
- the arfB gene encoding alternative ribosome rescue aminoacyl-tRNA hydrolase ArfB, translated to MLVISNNVHLPDAEIELTAIRAQGAGGQNVNKVSSAVHLRFDIPASSLPDFYKERLLALRDSRITSEGVLVLKAQQYRTQEQNRADALERLVELILSATKVEKKRRPTKPTLGSKKRRLESKTKRGSIKAGRGKVDF
- a CDS encoding pentapeptide repeat-containing protein, producing the protein MQHIDIDGGAFQRDELEDLIDQHSGPLCLTGVDLSGADLSRMTLDHWVFERCILVQASFLGARLEGTQWKSCRASLAIFEAANLLEAQFHSCDLNNTRWQRSKLSQASFEHCKLTGANFTHCASLGLSFSETRLNSAFLSGLSFARSVLNNLDFSDSDLSDADFRKAELVDCSLAHARINGANFAGADLRGADLSGFRLNDAKLFKGAVISKAQASMLLSELGLSVA
- a CDS encoding TrkH family potassium uptake protein; the protein is MALPTLRIIGFIIGIFLITLAIAMVVPMATLVIFERTSDLPSFLWASMITFLAGLALVIPGRPEHVHLRPRDMYLLTVSSWVVVCVFAALPFLLTQHISYTDSFFESMSGITATGSTVLSGLDTLSPGILMWRSLLHWLGGIGFIGMAVAILPLLRIGGMRLFQTESSDRSEKVMPRSHMVARLIVAAYVGITILGSLAFWWAGMGLFDAINHAMSAISTGGFSTSDESLAHWKQPAVHWVAVVVMILGSLPFTLYVATLRGNRKALIKDQQVQGLLGLLIVTWLVLGTWYWWTTNLHWLDALRHVALNVTSVVTTTGFALGDYSLWGNFSLMLFFYLGFIGGCSGSTAGGIKIFRFQVAYILLKANLNQLIHPRAVIKQKYNGHRLDEEIVRSILTFSFFFAITICAIALALSLLGLDWMTALTGAASTVSGVGPGLGETIGPAGNFASLPDAAKWILSLGMLLGRLEIITVFVLCIPAFWRH
- a CDS encoding DUF962 domain-containing protein, whose translation is MENVKRFNSFAEFYPYYLAEHANSTCRRLHFIGTTLVIGILAYAIGRGSLGLLIALPIAGYSFAWIGHFFFEKNRPATFQHPFYSLLGDFVMYRDMILDKVPF